The genomic region CCTCAACCGCACGATCCGTACTCCCCGTTGGGCGAGCACCGCGTCGCGCTCCCTGTCGTATTTCCGTTGCTCTTCATCGTCATGCACCCCGCCGTCTATCTCCAAACACAAGCGAAGCTCTTCGCAATAGAAGTCGACGATGAACCCGTCAATAATTTGCTGCCTCCGGAATTTCAGATTGCGAAACTTTCTGTTGCGCACGAGCTCCCAAATGATCTTTTCCGCATCGGTCATCTCGGAGCGATAAGTCCGCGACGCGATAATTTTATCCCCGGTTACGCGCTGGCCGCGGATGATGCCTGACCTCACCCCCGGCCCCTCTCCCACGGGGAGAGGGGTGCCCGTAATGGTGCTCGTTCCACTATTATCTGATCCGTTCTTCAAATGAATCCTGATTCCTATAAAAAGCTTCCCTTTGATCTCCCCCTCTCCTATGGGAGAGGGGGCCGGGGGGTGAGGTCACTCCACGATCCTCGCCTTCACCTCGTAATCGCGCTCGATGAGCGGGGAGACGAAAAAGTTTTGTTCACCAAAAGGAACTTGGCTTTTGAAATCAATCACACGCCCGCGGATATCATAATTGCTCCCGTTATCACTTGAATACCATACCACCAGCGCACGGCCGTCCGCAATCGATACTCGAGGAAACCATTGATCGCCTGCATTGCTTGTGCTCACCAGGAAATCAGTTGCCAATGGCGCTCCTGTGGCCATGTCCACTACGCGCCCGCGGATATCGGCATTACTCCCGTTATCCCTTGAATGCCATACTACCAGCGCACGGCTGTCCGTAATCGTGACTTGGGGATTTTCTTGCTCGCCATCATTGCTCGTGCTCACCAGAAAATCACCTGCCAACGGCGCTTCTGTGGCCATGTCCACTACACGCCCGCGGATATCATAATTACTCCCGTTATCCCTTGAACGCCACACTACCAGTGCACGTCCGCCCGCAATTGATACTTGGGGAAATTGTTGATCGCTTGCATTGCTCGTGCTCACCAGGAAATCAGTTGCCACCGGCGCCCCTGTAAACATGTCCACTACACGCCCGCGGATATCATAATTGCTCCCGTTATCAGTTGAATGCCACACCACCAGCGCGCGACCACCCCCAATCGAGAATTCAAGAGCAGATTGATTACCCGCATTGTTCGTGCTCACCAGAAAATCAGTCCCCACTGGCGCTCCTGTGGCCATGTCCACCACGCGCCCGCGGATATCATAATTGCTCCCGTTATCGATTGACTGCCACACCACCAGCGCGCGCCCGTCCTCGATCGAGACTAGCGGATTTAGTTGCTCACCCGCATTGCTTGTGCTCACCAGGAAATCAGTTGCCAACGGCGCTCCTGTGGCCATGTCCACCATGCGTCCGCGGATATCATAATTGCTCCCATTGTCACTTGAATGCCACACCACCAGCGCGCGACCGTCCTCGATCGAGACTAGCGGATTTAGTTGCTCACCCGCATTGCTTGTGCTCACCAGGAAATCAGTAGCCAACGGCGCTCCTGTGGCCATGTCCACCATGCGTCCACGGATATCATAGTTACTTCCATTATCCCTTGAACTCCACACTACAATCGCACGTCCATTCGCAATCAATACTTGAGCATCTATTTGTTCATTTGCTTGAGTCGTATTCACCAGAAAATCAGTTCCTACCGGCGCCCCGTTCGTCATATCTATGACGCGCCCGCGAATATCGGGAGTGCTCCCACTATCAAATGATCGCCACACTACTAGCGCACGTCCATCAGCGATCGAAACATAGGGAAATATCTGGTCACCTACATTGCTCGTGCTCACCAGAAAATCATTGCCCTCAAACTCAATCGGCATTACCAGCCGCAAGAGCTTCGTCCCCGCTTGAACCAGTGGCGTTACCGCCCCATGAATAAAGTCCCCAATCTTTTTCGAGTCGGTCCAGGCGTTGTACTCCGGGTTGCTGTAAAAATTATGCCCCAGCCAGTTCTCGACTATCGTGGCAAGCCCAAATCCAAGATTGTTCCCGTCTCCCGCCGCAAGGGGTGCATTATTGCCCTCCCAACCTCCCGAAAGCTGGTTGCACAAATCATTCCAATCGCTCCATAAACCACCGTCCATTTCAAGCGCAAGGTACTGCGTATCCGGCCCCCCTCCCGCGGCAAAGTCGACATAGGCCTGGGAGCCCTTGCGGATCGGGTCGTCCAGGGAAAGCGCGGTCAAGAGGGTAATTTCTATGGTATCACCATTAGGCGCATAGGTGGAAATGGTCCCTGAAACCGCGCCGGATCCTGCCTGAATTCGTATCGTATCCCCCGATGCAATCGAACCTACCGGATATTTTAGCTTTACTACAGTTGTGCCGTCGACCAAATCCTGGGCGAGCACGCCGCGGAATTTCTTGACCTCGGTATTGGAGAGGGGCCAGATCGATTCCCTGTAGGCGCCGTTCAACGCGGGGCGTAAATAGAGCCGCACGATCCCGTCGTCGCCTACTCCCTCAAGGGCGCCTGGAATCTTCAGTTTTACGGTGAACTCCTGCCCAAGGTAGTCCCACGAATAATCGATAGCAGCACCGTCCTGGTAAAACGTGTAATGCCTGGAGAAGGGGCTTCGCTCGGGAATCAAATTAACCCAGTCCTGGTACTCCCCTCCCAGGCCGAAGTTCAGCTCGAAATCGAGCGCCTGCCGGTAATCGAATTGCTTCGTGCTCTTGAGCCAGCGGTAGTCGAAATCATTCCACGACTCTATGCCGTCGCTTAAAAGATGGTTTCCAAAGACCGGGTTTAATCCCCACGTGCCGTTCAGCTTGAATTTGAATTCAACGGTGTCCCCCAGAATTGCCTCTCCCAGGAAGATCGAATTCACGTCGGGTTTGTAATATTGCTTGTTTCCCAATTCATCCACGGGAAAGTCGCTTTGGTTCCATCGGGTGTTCATGGTGATAGGATCGTACGTCTCTACCGGGTTATGCCCGAACTGTTCCGTTTCGCCGATATACTCAATCATGTTCATGTAAACGATATCGTAATGGTCGCCCGGCCATATCATATCGCCTATGCCTTTTGTCTCAGGAACGCTCCACTGAACACCGTCCCCGTCGGTATAGGTATACAGGCGAACAGCATCGTTGGCTAAACTGAAAGCTGACGGTTCATAGTAACGGCTTTTATTGTATACAATCCAGAGTGCAAAATTCGATATCTCCTCTTCCGTCCATTGGGGGATGGGTTTCATGATATAAGTATAGGTTCCATCGATTTCATGGATTGGCGCGAGCCTGGGGTCCATAGGAACATTGGCGGTAATTCCGTTTATCGAATGGACCATGCGCATTTTAAAACGGCCGCCACAGCTAAATTCCGCGCCGTTGAGATCTTTGATTTTAAAATCTCGTTTCATAGCACCGGTAAAATCGAAGACATAATTAGCAACCTCGATGCTGGCCCCCGAATAGCTGATGCGCTCCAGGGCTTTTTCGAGCGATACTCCGGGAGCAACTTCCGTTACACCTGTCGCGGTATTTCTACCTTCGACTCCGTTTGTCTCGAATGCCACTACACGGTAAAATTCACGCAAGTTCTGAGCTACGAACTTAACCCCTGCGGATCGCCCTTTCGCGTTCTCCTCAATTATTTTAAGATTATCACCCGGAAAATTTGCACCAAGCGCTTGCCTGTAATTTGAATCTTCGACATGGGTCATATCGTAATCGACGATAAATATGCGCGGGTTATACCCCTTCGCGATCGCGTCTTTTATCTCATTGGTATTAAGGTTCTTGAGTTCAATAACATACGGTCCAAATGTGCTGTCGCCATAGAGGTCAATTTCGAATTTCGAATAGTCATCGTTGCGAAGCCGAAAGCTCTCAATGGGGATCAATTGTCCATCAGGTGCTTCCAGGAGAAACGAGCATAAAATGTTTGAAAGTTTTACAGGGATATTGACGGTCAGGTTGGTGATATACAGCGCCGCACGAATATATCCGGCATTTGCTCTCGTTTCGAATTGTCCGTTCGTTTTACTGCGAATTTCGCTGCGTAGCTGCCTTGAATTTTTCGCAGCTTCGCTTCGTTTTAGCTCCCAACCGGTTTTCTTTACATTGTTTTTGAAAGGAACGTCCTTCCATTTCGTTTTTGTTTCACCATACGACCTGCTATGTTCCCTCGACACGGAGCTGGAATATGAACCGCTGTGGCCTCCGCCGAATCCCGCTGCGCTGGCATTCGCACTATAGCTTGCGCTTTTTGATTTAGAAACTTTATCGCTTTTCGACCAATTGTATGAGTCCTGGTACTGCACCGTCTTCAGATTCACCTCTTCCCTGTGCGCCGCCTCACTGGAAAAGTCCATGGTGCGCGATATATCATCCGAGCTTATTTCCGACGACACCGTCTCATACGTAGTCGTCCCTGTTTCTAAAATCTCAATCCTCATACTCACCGGGGTCGCAATATTCGTCTCAATCACCGGGTAATCCGCCACCCATATATTCGTGGTCGTCTCGTCCTCGTTCTTAATCCCATCCCCATCAAAGTCCTCTTCAAGCGCAGTCCCCACCGGGTCAACTGTCCCACCCACGCTCGCGAGCGGCACCCAACTCCCGGGCGCAAGCGTAAAAAGCTCATGCTCCTCAACCGTCCCGTCCCCGCCATCGTCCGGAATCACGGTATCAATCTTCTCCGTCGCAAGGTAGTTGTTCGATCCGCAGGCCAGCAGGCCCGCGGTCAGCAGAACGATCATGACGAGGATGAGCTTTTTCATACGTCCCTCCGGAAATTTTGAGTTAATCCAGTTAAGGCGGCTATATTTCGGTAACAAAAGGCGTATCCGGTTTACCAATTTTCACATAACGGACTGACCGGCATCCCGTTATGCGAACGCAAAGCTCCGCCGGCCGGCATAAGGCGGATTTTTCGCCCTGTACCTCCGTGACCCGGATTCGGGGGATATTCGCGCATAACGGGCCGGGCGGAGTGAACGGCACTCCGCCGCCGGTGCGAATCCCGGCGAATCGTTTCGGGTAATACGACTTTAACTACGAGATCATTGAGCGAACAGCGGCGTTATCTGCTTTTTCAACCGCGTGCGACGGTGATGCCGGTATGAACGTCCCGGTGAGCGAATCCCGTATATATATTTGTCGGGCTCGTGTTGCGACACAGCCGGATCGGGATCCTTGAATTCCCTTCTCCACGTTTCATTGAAAAGCAGAAATAAATCGCGGAAAATTGTCAAGAAGAATGTGGTGATTGCCCTGTGAATTTTGACCAATGGCAAAAATGGGAATTTTTTAAAAAACCGTTCAATAATTCTTCTATTAAGGCGTACTAATAGAGAGGGCCCTGTTGACAATGCCCCAATGCCGCCCGCTGCTCCCGGCGGTTCCTCAAATCACTGTCCCCTAAAGTTTCCCCCGGCCGCCCCTTCCCCTCCCTTTTCCCTCTCATTCCGGTCCTCTTCCCCTCATTCATCGCTCCCGTGCTCGTGTAGTTTCGCTCCGGTCACGGTCCGGCGGATGTTCCTTATTGCCCATAAATTTATTTCGATTTTCCTCCCCCCGTTCGTATAAACGACGACGCGCACGAGCGCGTACCCATCGAAGGAGGATGTACGACATGGCATTGATATCGCTCAACATTGCATTCAACGAATTCACCGGGTCCCTGGACGGCATGGTCTATTATTCGCGGAAGGGCCGGCAGTGCGTCCGCAGGCACGTCGTCCCGGCGAACCCGCGCACGGCCGCGCAGCAGGCCGGAAGGAGCGCCTTCACGGAACGCGTCCACGCGTGGAAATCACTGCCGCCCGAAGAGCGTGCCGCATGGAACACGAAGGCGAAGCGGCGCCGGATGACGGGCTACAATCTCTTCATGCGCGAAGGACTTAAAAAGGCATCGGGGTCCGCAGATTATGGTGCGTGATACCCGTGTGCGAAACGAAGGCGCGCAAACGCTTGCGCGCCTTCGTTTCGCACGTTTTCGCGCCTTCTCGTGCTCCCGCATAATCGGTTGTATATTTCGAACAAAGGCATGTTACGTACGTTCTCACGCACTTTCCAATTTCAACAGTTGCCGGGAAAGTCGTTGTAAAAAATTGGAGGAAATGTTAACTTGGAACAAGAAGAAAGGGTGATCCATAAGGGGAAAAATTTCATGATGAAACGCGGTTTAAAAAAAATCATCATCGAGGATGTTAATAAACTATCACTGGGCCAGCAAAAAAAGCTTCATGAATATGCCCGGGCCATGCTCGTATCGCGGCCAATGGGTTCAAGTGGTTCGGAATTGCTTCGTTTTTCAGGGTCATTTGATAAAAAGTCCATTAAGGAAATGAAAGAAGCGCTCCATGAGTGTGAGAGGCTGGACCATGATGAATAGTAATTTCGTCGTCTCATCCTCCATGCTGGATTCCAACATTACGACGTCAAAGGAATATGGCATCATAAAAAACGAACTACGCAAAAGGGGCAGATGTGGGGATGGACGAGATGGATGAGATAAAGGCGAAGGTCGGTTGTTGCATTAGAATGACATAGGGACAATTTGAAATTTCCCCTTTCTCTATCCAGATATCGCCCCACTTACAGAGTGTTAATAGCAAACATCAGTCAATAGCATTGTTGCAAAACAAGCGCCATCCTGTTTCGCCGAGCATCGCAGCGCGCGGCGGAGACCGGAAAAAGAATTTCCTTGATTGAGCCATGTCTTGTCTATAAAAGGGCCGAGGACCTATCGCCCGGCCTTATGGGCGATTTCCCGCAGGCCCGCCGCGCGCGAGAAGCGCAGGGGAGCCCGCAGGGCCGAAACAGTAGGGCGCCAGCCCCTCGCGGCGCCTGAGCGAGCCGCGCGGGGGTGCCGGGGGTGTTCGCGGAACAACACCCCCGGCAAGCCTCCCCCTGCCAGCGGGTCAAGTGAACCGCCGCGCACTCGTTATGTGCAACAATCGCTATCGGCGACTGTCCCCCGCCCAGGACATATCAACCCCCTCCCGCCTCCCTCTCAAAATCCCCCCTCCGCGCCGCCTCGATCGCCCCGGCCTCGAAGAAATGCGGATAATACTTCCTGTATTCTTCCATCATATACTCGAATGGGAAATCCGCGAACGGGCCGTAGTCGTGGACGTACTCCATGTGCCGGTTCCCCGCGCGGTCGAACGGGTGAAACACCGAGTCCGCCGTCCCGTCGAACTCGAGCGGGAGCACCCCGAACTTCTCGCACATCGACAGGTTGAACGCGGGGGTCGCCTTCACCCAGCGGCCCCCCAGGAAAAACTCCGTGAGCCCGTGGAAGACGAAGAGGTCGGTGCGCATGAGCTCCCGGAGATGCGCCGTGGCCAGGTGGTTTTTTACGGTCGCGAAGCGCACGC from Spirochaetota bacterium harbors:
- a CDS encoding DUF559 domain-containing protein, translated to MTDAEKIIWELVRNRKFRNLKFRRQQIIDGFIVDFYCEELRLCLEIDGGVHDDEEQRKYDRERDAVLAQRGVRIVRLR
- a CDS encoding transglutaminase family protein, encoding MKEFLDGTQYLDKDEPAIAAFARETAEGARDDAEKAVRLYYAVRDGVRYNPYALSADPATYRASFVLAQKEGYCVQKCILLAAAARAAGVPARVRFATVKNHLATAHLRELMRTDLFVFHGLTEFFLGGRWVKATPAFNLSMCEKFGVLPLEFDGTADSVFHPFDRAGNRHMEYVHDYGPFADFPFEYMMEEYRKYYPHFFEAGAIEAARRGDFEREAGGG